Proteins encoded in a region of the Podospora pseudopauciseta strain CBS 411.78 chromosome 6, whole genome shotgun sequence genome:
- a CDS encoding hypothetical protein (EggNog:ENOG503P2UY; COG:Q) produces MGRFCITGSSDGLGARTANKLISQGHTVILHARNAQRAEDARKACPGAETVLIADLSSIEETKQLAREASELGPYEAVIHNAGVYTGMEKVPGKSGLPTLFTVNTLAPYILTALMGPGAQKRLVFVSSELHAGGRPRLSDSEDIKKSGYGDSKLHNVILAKAFARVWQTKAYSVHPGWVPTKMGGANATGDMQLAVDTFVWVATGGQTDGKGENEDERWTPGGYFTALREEEPSKTANDQSVQDGLLAALETISGVKVSV; encoded by the coding sequence aTGGGCCGATTCTGCATCACGGGGTCCTCAGATGGCCTCGGCGCCCGCACCGCCAACAAACTAATCTCGCAGGGACACACTGTCATCCTCCACGCCCGCAACGCTCAACGTGCCGAAGATGCACGCAAGGCTTGTCCCGGCGCAGAAACAGTGCTGATTGCCGATTTATCGTCCATTGAAGAGACCAAGCAGCTTGCCAGAGAAGCATCGGAATTGGGGCCGTACGAGGCCGTCATCCACAACGCAGGCGTCTACACGGGCATGGAAAAGGTCCCCGGAAAGTCTGGGCTGCCGACACTGTTCACCGTCAACACACTTGCCCCTTACATCCTCACTGCTCTCATGGGACCCGGCGCGCAAAAGAGGCTGGTTTTTGTCAGCAGCGAGCTTCACGCCGGTGGTAGGCCCCGGCTGAGCGACTCCGAGGACATCAAGAAGAGCGGGTACGGCGACAGCAAGCTTCACAATGTCATCTTGGCAAAGGCGTTTGCCAGGGTTTGGCAGACAAAAGCATATAGCGTTCACCCGGGCTGGGTTCCTACAAAGATGGGGGGCGCGAACGCGACGGGGGATATGCAACTAGCGGTCGACACGTTTGTCTGGGTGGCCACTGGCGGTCAGAcggatgggaaaggggagaaTGAGGACGAGAGGTGGACCCCAGGCGGGTATTTCACcgcgttgagggaggaggaaccGTCCAAGACTGCCAATGACCAGTCGGTGCAAGACGGGCTGCTTGCGGCGCTGGAGACAATCTCGGGGGTGAAAGTGAGCGTATAG